The Mesorhizobium loti DNA segment CTGACAGCCTCGCGGCCGGCAAAATTCTGCCGGTCGGCGGCACTTGGCGTGGGATAGACGATGTTGAGCGCCTGCCTTCCGACACGTTCGGCGGCGAGCTGGCCATAGAAAGTCGTGCCGTAAGTGGCGGCGCGCCCAAAATAGTCCTTGGCATTGCCCGGGCCGCCGACTTCCGCCGCCCGGCCAAGCCAGTAATAGGCGCGCGACAGGGTCATCGGCCCCTGGGCAAGGTCGGCGATGCGCGCAAAATGCGTCGCGGCAAGCTTGGGATCATTCAGGCCTCGCAGCGCATACCAGCCTGCATGGAACTCGGCTTCGGCCGCATTGGCGGCACTTTCGGCGGCATGCGTGGCGACAATCCTGTACGCCGTCTTCATGTCGCCCTCGTCGACCAGTTCGCGCGACAGCACCCGGCGCTCAACCCACCAGGCATCCGGATCGACCAGAGCCTCGCGGTCCGTCGGCGCCTTCATGACGACGGCCGCGGCGCCGGCAAAGTCATCCTGCTTGCGCAGATATTCGGCCTGCGCGAAGAAGTAGCCGGCAGAACGCTGGGCCGCCGGGACCGCCTTCAGCAGTTTCAGCGCATTCTTGTCGCCTCTGTCGGCCGCGGCCCAGGCCTCGGCAAACTGCTGGGCGCCGGCAAGGCCGGCAATGCGCAACGCGGAATTCACCCGGTCGGCATAGAACATACGATCCATGCGAAAACGGTGGTCGGCGGCAGGGATCAGACTGCCGAATTCCTTGATCAGCGCCGTCTCGTCCTTGGCTTCCAGGATCGTGGTGCGCCAGAACGGCGACAGCACCGAGCGCGCCGCCTTGACGTTGCCCGTCGCCACATAGGCGCGGGCGAGAACCATGACGCCTTCGAATGTCTGCGGCTGGCTGCCGTCGAATGCCGCAATGACGATGTCGGGAGCGGGGTTTTCTCTGTAGAGCGCCCGCTCGCTGTTCTTGCGCAAGGCAATTGTGCCTGGCCAGTTGGGCAGCATCTTCGCGGCGGCGGCAATGTCACCGCTCGGAACCTTGTCGCCGCCGTAAAGCGCGATCGCCCAGGCCAGTATGTGCTGGTCGAGCGATTGGGCGGGAAGCGCGTCACGCACGCCACGGGCGGTAGGAATGTCTCCGGCGGCCAGTGCGTCCAGCCCGCTTTTCAACAGCGCAATGCTGGGCGAGGGGGCCTGCTGCGCATTGTCCTGCGGGCTCGGCATCGGGATCGCCGAGGTGACCCGCGCATCGACGCTGCCGCTGATCGCCACGCCGGGCATCAGCGCGGCGATGGCGCCAAGCAGCGCGAAGAGGTGGGGCCGACGGGTCGGCATGATCTCGTGTCTTTCCCTGATCCAGCATTTTACCAGCAGGCGAAGATGCCTCGAAGCCTAAACTTAGGTCGTGAAGGGCTCGTAAACAAAGAGTTATCGAGGCTGTTCGAATTGCGCTTGCTGGCACCATGGCAATGCTTGCCGCGCAACCATGTCGAGACTATGGTGCGCCGCCTCGCTTTCGGTTAGAAGGCGCGCACGACGAAAACACCGATGCATGTCGCCCAAAAGTGGATACCGGTTTTGGGACAACGGCGTGCATAAACCAAAGATGCATGTCGCCCAAAAGTGGATACCGGTTTTGGGACAACGACATGCATAGACAAACAAGTCCCAAGGAGTTGGACGACATGCTGAGAGGCTCGCTTACTGCGCTCGTGACACCGTTCGAAAAGAGCGGGCGTTTCGACGAGAAAGCCTTTCGCGCGTTTGTCGAATGGCAGCTCGGAGAAGGCACCACCGGCTTGGTTCCCGTGGGCACGACCGGCGAGTCGCCGACGCTGTCGCACGATGAGCACCGCCATGTCGTCAAGGTCTGCATCGAGGTGGCCAAGGGCCGCGCTCCGGTCGTCGCCGGCGCCGGTTCCAACAACACCGCGGAAGCCGTCGGCCTCGTGCAATACGCCGAAAAGGCCGGCGCCGATGCCGCCCTGGTCGTCACCCCCTATTACAACAAGCCGACGCAGCGCGGCCTCTACGAGCATTTCGCCGCCGTCGCCAGGGCGACCAAGCTGCCGATCATCATCTATAACATCCCGCCGCGCTCGGTGATCGACATGATGCCGGAGACGATGGGCCGGCTGGCGCACGACTTCAAGAACATCGTCGGCGTCAAGGACGCAACGGGCAAGGTCGAACGCGTTTCCGAGCAACGCATGACCTGCGGCAAGGATTTCATTCAGCTTTCCGGCGAGGATGCCTCGGCTCTCGGCTTCAACGCCCATGGCGGTGTGGGCTGCATCTCGGTGACGTCGAATGTCGCACCGCGGCTGTGCGCCGAGTTCCAGGAAGCCACGCTCTCCGGCGACAGCGCGAAGGCGCTGGAATTGCAGGATCGTCTCTTGCCACTGCACAAGGCGATCTTCCTCGAGCCCGGTGTTTCCGGCGCCAAATACGCGCTGTCGAAGCTGGGTAAGGTCGAGAATGTGCTGCGGTCGCCGCTGGTCACGGTCGAGGAAGCGACAGCGGCGAAGATCGATGCGGCGATGAAGCATGCCGGCTTGATTAATTAGGGATGAGGCGCCACCTCTCCGCATCATGAATCAAGTCAGAAAAGCCGATCCCAACAACAAGACCGTTGCGGAAAACCGCAAGGCACGGTTTTCCTATGAGGTTCTCGACACGATCGAGGCCGGCTTGGTGCTGACCGGCACCGAGGTCAAATCGCTGCGCCAGGGGCAGGCCAATATCCAGGACAGCTATGCCTCGGTCGAGGGCGGCGAGATCTGGCTGATCAATTCCTATCTGCCGGAGTATCTGCAGGCCAATCGCTTCAACCACGAGCCCAGGCGACGCCGCAAACTCCTGCTTAACAAGCGCGAGATGGCCAAGCTGTCGCAGAGCGTCGACCGCGAAGGCATGACCTTGGTGCCGCTGAAAATCTATTTCAACGATCAAGGGCGTGCCAAGCTCTTGCTCGCTGTCGGGCGCGGCAAGAAACTGCACGACAAGCGCGAAACCGAGAAGCAGCGCGACTGGTCGCGCGAGAAGGGCCGACTCTTGAAGGAGCGTGGGTGAGAGACATCTGGCGGTAGCCCTAGAAAAGCCTGCTTGGCTTTCAAGTTTCGTGCAAGCGCGGTCGGCAGATGCCAGAGGGGGCAGCCTTGAAGAACCGGATCATCCTCTGGGGATCAGTCACTTTGGTTTTTGCAGCGCTGGCCGTGGCCGGTGGCTTCATCTACTTCCACACCTATTCTCCCGACCGTACCAAATATCCGGTCAGGGGCATCGACGTTTCCCATCATCAGGGCCAGATCGACTGGCGCCGCGTTGCCGCCGACGATGTCGCCTTCGCCGTCATCAAGGCGACCGAGGGCGGCGATCATGTCGATCGCACCTTTGCCACCAATCTGCGTGAGGCCCGCGCGGCCGGCATCGCCGTCGGCGCCTACCATTTCTTCACCTTCTGCCGGCCCGGCGCCGACCAGGCGAAGAATTTCATCTCGGTCGTGCCGCACGATCAGCCCTTGCTGCCGCCGGTCGTCGACATCGAGTTCGGCGGCAATTGTCCGCAACGTCCATCGCCCGAACAGTTGAATGCCGAACTTCAGGCTTTCCTTGGACCTGTCGAGGCGGCGTTCGGCAAGACGGCGATCGTCTATCTGACCGATGAAGCCGAGGCCGCCTATGCCGGGCAGATCGCCGCTCGCCCACTCTGGCTTCGCTCACTGCTCATGGAACCGGACCGCCACGACTGGGTCTATTGGCAATACCACAACAGGGGGCGCGTGGACGGTATTGTGGGTGACGTCGACCTCAACGTTTTGCAGGGCGGGCCGGAGAAATTGGCGGCGCTGCTTGCGTCAGCGCATTGAAGTCTTCTGGCCGAATCGATCGGGGCTGCAAGTCCGAATCTGTTTCTTCATAAACCGGGCTATGCTCTTGTATGCATTGACGATCCGGCTGCTGCCGGCATCGTCAAACCGCCTCGGCAGCGTGCCTTGCCATTGCTGAGCCGCCGCCGCTTCAAGCCGCGGCCTGGGCCATCTCCGGCGCCAGCGTCACATTCGCATCGCCCCAGACTTTCAGGGCGGTGATCACCGGTTCCAGGCTTCTGCCGCGCGGCGTCAGGCTGTATTCCACCTTCGGCGGCACTTCCGGATAGATCTTGCGGGCAATCAGTCCGTCGGCTTCCAACTCGCGCAACTGGTTGGTCAGCATGCGCTGCGTGCAGTTGGGAATCCGCCGGCGGATCTCGTTGAAGCGCAGCGTGCCCTGGAACAGATGGTAGAGCACAACGCCTTTCCACTTTCCGTCGATATAGCGCAGCGTTCCCTCCACGGTGCAGCCGGGACTGCAATCGAATCGCTCATGGCGAATGCGCGGCATGACGGTATCCTTTTCGACACT contains these protein-coding regions:
- a CDS encoding soluble lytic murein transglycosylase precursor; this translates as MPTRRPHLFALLGAIAALMPGVAISGSVDARVTSAIPMPSPQDNAQQAPSPSIALLKSGLDALAAGDIPTARGVRDALPAQSLDQHILAWAIALYGGDKVPSGDIAAAAKMLPNWPGTIALRKNSERALYRENPAPDIVIAAFDGSQPQTFEGVMVLARAYVATGNVKAARSVLSPFWRTTILEAKDETALIKEFGSLIPAADHRFRMDRMFYADRVNSALRIAGLAGAQQFAEAWAAADRGDKNALKLLKAVPAAQRSAGYFFAQAEYLRKQDDFAGAAAVVMKAPTDREALVDPDAWWVERRVLSRELVDEGDMKTAYRIVATHAAESAANAAEAEFHAGWYALRGLNDPKLAATHFARIADLAQGPMTLSRAYYWLGRAAEVGGPGNAKDYFGRAATYGTTFYGQLAAERVGRQALNIVYPTPSAADRQNFAGREAVSAIKRLQEAGYDRYAETLYRDLAGQLTSPGELALLAVLAEKQDNHFMALKVGKIAGARGIDVGALSHPLGVIPDSANISGSGKALAYAIARQESEFNIGAVSSAGARGLLQLMPGTAKQLAKKAGLQFSQARLTTDAGYNATLGSAFLGEQLDRFNGSYVLTFAGYNAGPNRASQWVAKYGDPRGKDIDAVVDWIERIPYTETRSYVQRVMENYEVYKMRISGKYDIVGDLVNGRS
- a CDS encoding dihydrodipicolinate synthase, whose protein sequence is MLRGSLTALVTPFEKSGRFDEKAFRAFVEWQLGEGTTGLVPVGTTGESPTLSHDEHRHVVKVCIEVAKGRAPVVAGAGSNNTAEAVGLVQYAEKAGADAALVVTPYYNKPTQRGLYEHFAAVARATKLPIIIYNIPPRSVIDMMPETMGRLAHDFKNIVGVKDATGKVERVSEQRMTCGKDFIQLSGEDASALGFNAHGGVGCISVTSNVAPRLCAEFQEATLSGDSAKALELQDRLLPLHKAIFLEPGVSGAKYALSKLGKVENVLRSPLVTVEEATAAKIDAAMKHAGLIN
- a CDS encoding SsrA-binding protein, with translation MNQVRKADPNNKTVAENRKARFSYEVLDTIEAGLVLTGTEVKSLRQGQANIQDSYASVEGGEIWLINSYLPEYLQANRFNHEPRRRRKLLLNKREMAKLSQSVDREGMTLVPLKIYFNDQGRAKLLLAVGRGKKLHDKRETEKQRDWSREKGRLLKERG
- a CDS encoding glycoside hydrolase family protein is translated as MKNRIILWGSVTLVFAALAVAGGFIYFHTYSPDRTKYPVRGIDVSHHQGQIDWRRVAADDVAFAVIKATEGGDHVDRTFATNLREARAAGIAVGAYHFFTFCRPGADQAKNFISVVPHDQPLLPPVVDIEFGGNCPQRPSPEQLNAELQAFLGPVEAAFGKTAIVYLTDEAEAAYAGQIAARPLWLRSLLMEPDRHDWVYWQYHNRGRVDGIVGDVDLNVLQGGPEKLAALLASAH
- a CDS encoding transcriptional regulator, which codes for MPRIRHERFDCSPGCTVEGTLRYIDGKWKGVVLYHLFQGTLRFNEIRRRIPNCTQRMLTNQLRELEADGLIARKIYPEVPPKVEYSLTPRGRSLEPVITALKVWGDANVTLAPEMAQAAA